GGCGGCGGCGGTCCGGGCGCCGGCCCGGTATGCGTAACCGAGGAACTGGAGCCGTTTCTCCCCGTTCCCCGGGCGGTAAAAGACGGTGATCGCTATCGTCTCGATGAGGACTACCCGCTCTCCGTGGGCAAGGTGCATGCCTTTTACGGCAACTTCGGCATCCTGATCCGCGCCTACAGCTATATCCTCAGCCTGGGCAAACAGCTCAAGCAGGTCAGCCAGTACGCGGTGCTCAACGCCAATTACATCAAGGAAAGCCTCAAAGGGCATTATCACCTGCCCTATGACAAGCCCTGCATGCACGAGTGCGTCTTCACCGACAAACACCAGCAGGAATATCACGTTGCCACGCTGGACATTGCCAAGCGGCTCATGGACCACGGATTTCATCCGCCGACGATCTACTTCCCGCTGGTGGTCAGCGGGGCCATCATGATCGAGCCCACCGAGTCCGAATCCAAGGAGACGCTGGACCTGTTCATCGACGCCATGAAACAGATCGCCGGGGAAGCTAGGACGTGCCCGGACTGCCTGCACGAATCGCCCCAGTTTCCCAAGGTACGGCGATTGGACGAAACGGCTGCGGCCAGGCATCCCTGTTTACAGGGATAGGCGGTCGTATAATGAACTTATCACCCCTCACCCCGGCCCTCTCCCCTCAATGGGAGAGGGTGTCGCGGGTTGCCGTTTTTTCCATGACTGAACAAAGGCCATGCTTGCGTCCCCTCGCCCCCTTGGGGGAGAGGGACAGGGTGAGGGGGAGCTCAGCATCCGTTTGTAAAACCAAAATTTTTCTTCTGTATCCAGCGGCTATTTGCCGGATATCTGCCCTACCCAAGAATGTGAAAGATGCCGGTGACAACTGAGAAAAAGCCGAAGCCGCCCCCTCCCTGCTGGTGGGTCGAACTGCCGGAAACCGAGTACCAGAAGGCCCTCGACCTGCAACTGGCCCTCGTCGAGGCCAAGACCTCCGGCCGCCTGGAGGCCGACGTGATCTTGTGCCTGGAGCACCCTCGGGTGTTTACCCTGGGACGGCGCGGCGGACGGGAAAATCTGTGCGTCTCGGACGATTTCCTCACGGAGAAAAAGGTAGCCGTAATGCCCACCGACCGGGGCGGCAACATCACCTACCACGGTCCGGGCCAGATGGTGGTTTACCCCATCATCGACATCAACCGCCGGCGTATCAAAGTAGTGGACTTCGTTTCCGGCCTGGAACAGGCCATGATCCGCACCGCCGCCCACTGGGGGATAAATGCCGGCACCGATCCGAAAAACCGCGGCGTCTGGCTGGACGGCAACAAACTGGGCAGCATCGGCATCACCGTTCGCCGGGGCGTCAGCTTCCATGGCCTGGCCCTGAACATCAACACGGACATGGAGCCCTTCGACTGGATTAACCCTTGCGGCCTCGACCGGGTGCGCATGACCTCTTTCGAACGCTACCTGGGAAAGCCCGTCCCCATGGATGTGGTGCGCAGAAAAATGGCAAGGCATCTTTCCAACGTATTCGGACTTGCCTTGACAAACCGATCGGCAGAAGAACTATATCGTGATATTTCTGGCTTGCGGGGCTTTTTAAAAGGAATCGATGCAACGTTTAACCGTGAGAGAGATCGGTTATGAACCCTAAGCCTTCCCCCATCCGCACCGGCAAACCTGCCTGGCTGAGAAGAAAACTTCCATCGGGCCCGTCGTACGAGCGCATCCGCTCCATGATCGACAAAGGCCGGCTGCACACCGTGTGTCAGGAGGCCAACTGCCCCAACCAGTTCGAATGCTTCTCCGCCCACACGGCCACGTTTCTGATCATGGGGGGCACCTGCACCCGCAACTGCCGTTTCTGCAACATCGACGGCGGCCAACCGGGCCCTTTGGACCCGGACGAACCCCGGCGGGTGGCCCAAGCCGCCGCCGACATGAAGCTGCGCTACGTGGTCGTTACCTCGGTGACCCGGGACGACCTGCCGGACGGCGGGGCCGCTCATTTCGCCGCCACCATTCGTGCCCTGAAAGAAAAAATCTCCGGCGTTCAGGTGGAAGTTCTCATCCCGGACTTTCAGGGCGACCGGAAGGCCCTGGAAACCGTCATGGACGCCCGTCCGGAGGTGCTCAACCACAATATGGAAACGGTCGCGCGCCTTTACCCGACGGTTCGCCCCGAGGCGGACTACCGCCGCTCCCTGGAACTGCTGGCCCGCGTCAAACAGATCGATCCGGCCATCCCGGCCAAATCCGGCATCATGCTGGGTTTGGGCGAGTCCGAGGACGAGGTCCGGCAGACCATCGTCGACATTCATGCAACCGGTTGCCGCATGCTGACCATCGGCCAGTACCTGCAACCCACCGCAAACCATCTGCCCGTGGTCGAGTTTGTTCCGCCGGAAACGTTCGACCGCTGGCGCCAGATTGCCCTGGAAATTGGCTTCGACAAGGTCGCCTCAGGTCCCTTTGTGAGAAGCTCCTACCATGCCGGAGAGATGTACTCTGACAAGCAGCCATAACCCCGTCCCCTTGCCGCTAATGTATCTATAATAGGCCGGTGCTGCGTTATGGTATTGGAAAGGCATAAGATATAAAGATACGTTGGAGATATCAGAACCGGTGGCAAGATAAATTAAGGTCCGACACTCAGGGGGCTTAGAACGTGATTTCCCAGGGTATTTGTATCCTTCTAAAATGAAATAAACCAGGTTCGATCCGGCTTCATCGCGCTCTAAAAATTTGTGGTAATAACGAATTTACCAGCGGCGAAGGAACTGAGTCCGCTGGACAAACAGGTTGGACCCTACTTTATTAGTTTGGAAAGCTCTGCGGGGATCGAGCTCATTATTACTCCTACAAAAAGCCAGACCACACCCATGGCAGAAATATGAAGTCCTCCTGTTTCTATCGCCTCTATTTTATCGAGAATGTCTCGGTCAGCTTTAGTGCGAACATCTTGCTCCTTTTTTATACCTTGCTCGATTTCACGTTCACACTGACCGATCTGGTTTTGTGATTCGCAAAGGCGCTTATTTACTGATTCGAGATTAATTTCTATGGCTTTGATACGCTCCTCATTAGAATCATCCTTTGCATTCATCCAAACGTATCCCCGGACATTTCCTACCATTGATGTTGCTTGAATGTTGGAAGCAAACATTCTGACATGCCCACCGAATTTTGGAAAACGCTTTAACCAGTCTTTGGTAAGAGAGAGAAAGCTCGGATGCCCAAACATTTTTCTCGTATCATGAATACCATATGCAACAGTTCCAATTCCTAAAATTTGTAAAACCAACCCAGTAATACGAAAAGAGGCCTCGCTATTAGAAATATACAAAACTTGAACAACTGAAGCTGCAAGAACAACAATTGTGATCCAAAATAGATATGGCTTTGTGAACCAATAGAAAATATTTTTTATCCAAATAATGAATTTTCTCATGAACAACGATTCCTACTGTGAAGTCCAACGGCTGAACAGTATTTCCCGGTTATTTAGGTCGGCATCAATGATTGGTTAGCTCTCGCTTTCATCTTTTGTTTTATATGATTTCTTGTATCATTGCTGATATATTCTAACGCCCAATTATGCCCAGAACAAAAATCTAATAGCCATAATACTTCTTGGACGGTAGATAGTATCTCATTTATTGATTCACGGCTTGGTGCTTCCCGCCCTAAATGAGCAACCTGATTTCTAGTTTGAATCCCTTTGCGAATTGTATCATTTAAATGTTTCGGCAGTGGTAGTATTCTTTCAAAAGTTGTTTCGCATAATAGTTTCGGTATATATTCATTGATTAGCTTTCTAACATCCGGTGAGGGTAGATTTTCAACTAACCAATTTGAATTAGGATTTAATTTAGAAACACATTCTTTCACTGCCACTTCCAAAGCTGAGATTGCAACTACTATTGAAATTCTAGGATTTGTATTTCTAAGATATTGAGCTTCTCTGTACAATTGGTGTCCTACTGGTTGATCTTGTACGCTATTTATTAGTTTCTTGAGGCTCAACGATATTCTTTGAGGAGTTTGCAGTATGGATGCCGCGTGGACTTGAACCTTGATACCAGGAGGAACCAGATTCCATTTTTTGCCATCCAAGGAAAATGACATCCCACCATTGAACAATGGATTATGGCCATCGGGAATACCACAACGCCACATAAAAATACCAACCGTACGTTTTATTACGTCATATAATTCAGAACGTACATTGCGGATGAAGTCTTTAAATGGTTGTGGGAAATAATCAATATGAATTCTTTCAACGGATTTTGCAGTATTTTTTAGATAATTTAATGCGTTTGCATCTGCTACCATCTCATTTGGCAACTCGTTATTTGAGATACTAATAAAATATTGTTTCACTTTATCAGATGGTTTGAAAGTGCCACAGGCCCTACAAATACTTATATCATCATTTCCTTTTACCGGTGGAATTTTCTTTGATGACTTTTTTAGCAAAACTTTTATAGAATGAGCGCCACCATAAGTAAAAGTGATGGGATATTTTCTATTCTTTAAATATAGATTTTTTACGAAATATCCATGTTTTATAAGCATTAATTAAATCCTATCCCATGAGAGAGCTAACAGAAGTGATACATGGATAATTTTCCGTGTATTGGCGTATTAAGTACGAAAAGTGGAAAACACCTCTTGAAATTTTCCACTTTTAGTTTTTGGGATATACTCAAATCAGAAGCCGTTTGACCAATCAACACAATTTCCCGGCCAAAATCAAGGAAAATTAATGCTGTTTAGGATAGTTAGCTACAGAAACTGCCGAACAATAAAACATCACTTCATGAAGGCGGCCGATAGCCAGGGTTGCCGGCTTGTCAAAGGTTCAATTCGTCCATGTTGGTTAGCCGGACCCAGCATCCAGCCCGGTATAGGCAAAGTAGGGCCAGGTTCTATACGCCACTTGATTTTCCGTCTTTTCTCCATTTTTCCATCTCTTCGCACGCGCAGCCCCTTCCGAAAAAAACCAATTGAGTGCCCGGGGGTGGCGTGCTATCCAAACCACCATCTTATCGGGAAACCTCCGTATCTCCGCTTATAAAAGAGGCAAGACCGCCATGTTTAAAAAAATCCGCATTCGGCACAAATTGCTGTTCGGTTACAGCCTGGTCCTGATTCTTTCCATATCCATGGGCAGCGCTTTCATCTATTTTTTCGTTCGCAACCAACTGACGGTCAGCCTGGAAAATGAATTGAACAATACGACCCGCGCGATCCAGAATCTGGTTCGCACCTCAGCCTCCGTTTCGATCAAAAATCACCTGCGGGCCGTGGCCGAAAAGAACCTCGATATCATTCGGTACTATTACGACCAGCAACAAAAAGGAATTCTGTCCGAAAGGCAGGCCAAAGAAACCGTCACCCAACTTTTGCTGGCCCAGAAGATCGGGGACTCGGGATATATCTACTGCCTCGACAGTGTCGGGAACGTAACCCTCCATCCCCGGCCGGCGGTTCTTTGGACCAATGTCGCCAATTTTGCCTTCGTCAGGACCCAGATGGCCAGAAAAAAGGGGTATGTGGAATATGATTGGAAGAATCCTGGCGAGCCCGTTGCCCGGCCCAAGGCCTTGTACATGCTCTATTTCGAACCCTGGGACTGGATCGTTTCGGTCTCCAGCTACCGCAGCGAGTTCATGAGCCTGGTCAATGTGGAAGATTTCGAAAAAAGCGTATTGGAACATCGTTTTGGGGAAACCGGATATTCCTTTGTCATCGATGGAAGCGGCAATGCCATCATCCATCCCAAAATCCAGGGGGTCAACATCCTGGAGAGCGAAGACCTGCCCAACCAGTATCTGGTTCAGATGCAGCGTGAAAAATCCGGGAAAATGATTTATCCGTGGAAGAATCCCGATGAAATCGCAGCCAGATACAAGCTGGTCATGTTCGACCACATTCCGGAGTTCGACTGGATCGTGGGGGCCTGCAGTTATCTTGATGAATTTTACGCCCCCTTGCGGACGATCCGCAGGATGATCCTGGCAACGGCAGTGTTGACCTTTCTGCTGCTGCTTCCCATCTCGTTTAAGATCAGCAGCTCTATCACCCGGCCGCTGAAGAACCTGATTGAGCATTTCAATCGCATGATGAAGGGGGATTTTTCTTCGCGCATGGTTCCAGCGTCCGAAGACGAGATCGGCCAGCTGGCCCTTTACTACAACCGATTTGCGGATCGCATCGAAGCCTACCGCAACGACCTGGAAAAACAGATGGACCAGCGCCGCCAGGTCGAAGAGGCATTAAAAGAGAGTGAAGCGCGCTACCGGTCTGTTATGGAGGCCGCTCCCGACCCCATTGTCGTTTATGACATGCAGGGCCTGGTCACCTACTTTAACCCGGCCTTCACACGGATTTTCGGATGGCCCCTGGAATCCTGCTTAGGTCATAAAATGGACCATTTCGTCCCCGAGGAGAACTGGGAGGAAACCCATCGCATGATTGCCATCATGATCGCCGGCGAGACCCTGTCCAGCGTTCCCACACGGCGCTACAACAAGAGCGGGCGCATCGTGGATGTCAGCATCAGCGGGGCCACCTTCCGCAATCGCCGGGGGGAACTGGAAGGCAGCGTCATTATCCTCAGGGACGTCACCAAATCTCAGCAACTTCAGCAGCAGGTGATGGACATCGGCGACCAGGTCCGCCGCCGCATCGGCCAGGACCTGCACGACGACCTGTGCCCGCATTTGATCGGAATTCATGGTTTGAACACCGTATTGGCCGAAAACCTGCGCGAAAGCGCCTCGCCGGATGTTGCCCTGGCCCAGAAGGTGGTCGATCTGATGGAATCGGCCACCGAAAAGGCGCGCACCCTTTCCCGGGGACTTTGCCCGGTTCATCTGGTTGCCCACGGGCTCAACGCCGCACTGGAGGATATCGCCCGGCAAACCGAAGCGGTCTTTGCCATTGACTGCCGGTTTGAAAGCGACGATCAGGTCGTGGTGGCGGACAATACGATTGCCACCCATCTTTACTACATCGCTCAGGAGGCCGTTCAAAATGCGGTCAAACACGCGGAAGCGGACCGCATCGAGATTCATCTGCGGGGTGAGGGCAACCGCATCCACCTGAAAATCGTCGACAACGGCAAAGGCTTGCCCGAAGAGATGAAATCGGGTGGAATCGGTTTGCAAATCATGCAGTACCGTGCCAAGATTATTCACGCGACATTTCGTATCGACAGCCATGTCGAAACGGGAACTGCTATTGACGTTTTTTTGAAAACAACGCCCTTTGTCAGCGATGGACTATAGGCACATGACAACCGAACGGCGAAAAAAAATTCTCATTGTCGACGATCACCCGATTTTTTGCCTGGGGATGAGCGAACTGATCAACAAGGCCGAGGACCTGGTGGTCTGCGGCAGCGAGGATACCCACAAGAAGGCGATCCGCGCCATTAAAGAGCTTCAACCCGACCTGGTCATTGCCGATATTTCCTTAAAGGAGAGCAGCGGCATCGATCTGATCCAGGACATCGGCAGCCGGTTCCAGGGTCTGCCCGTACTGGTGGTGTCCATGTATGACGAATCGCTTTATGCCGAGCGGGCGCTTCTGGCCGGCGCGCGGGGCTACCTGATGAAGCAGGAGGCCATTCCCGTTGCGGTGGAGGCCATTCACCAGGTGCTCGACGGCAAGCTTTACGCCAGCGAAAAGGTCAAGGAAAAGGTATTTCAACGCCTGATGTCTCCCAACGCCCCGGTCGACACCTCGCCCCTGGACCAGTTGACCGGCAGGGAGCTTGAAGTTTTTCGCTACATCGGCGAAGGCATGTCGACCCGCGAAATCGCCAGCCGCATGAAACTGAGCATCAAGACCATCGGCACCTACCGGGAACGCATCAAAGAAAAGCTCAACCTCAAGCATTACACCGAACTGGTCAAGGTTGCGGTGTATTGGCTGCAAAAAACGTCAAAATGAAGCTTTTGCTTCCAGCCGCGATTCGTCTCGCAATCATCGCGGCTGGAAGCCGCTCCAACGAATCCACACCTTCCTTTCGGGCGTGTGGCCTGTGCCTTTCTAAGCCTATTTCCCTGTAGGTTAAAAGATTAGATCCCTTCAGATCGCTGGCAATATCAAAATCCGTTCTCACCCGATTGTTTTCTCTCCCCCCTGAGCATAAATATCATTCATCTCTTAATCTCTCATTTATTTAGTTCATTCATCTCAAGAAAAGGAAAGAAACCATGAGTGAATCCTCCGTCAACTATGATGTTCTCAGTCCGGTAAAATTTCTGCTGCGCAGCGCCGAGGTGTTTCCTCAAAAGGAGGCCGTAATTTACGGGGACACCCGTCGAACCTACCGGCAGTTTTATGAGCGGGTCAACCGGTTGGCCAGCGCCCTGAAAGCCAAAGGAATCGGCAAGGGCGACAAGGTGGCGTTCATCTGCCCCAATACGCCTCCCATGCTGGAAGCCCACTACGCGGTCCCCATGATCGGCGCTGCCCTGGTGAGCATCAACATTCGCCTGTCAGCCAATGAGATCGCTTACATCGTCAACCATTCGGATGCCAAGGCACTATTTGTGGACAACGAGTTCGCCGGATTGATCGGGCCGGTTCTGTCCCAACTGAAAAAGGTCCATACCGTCGTGAACATCTGCGACGTCAGCGATGAGAAGCCGCTGGACGGACCATCATACGAAGAATTTCTGGCCGGCGGCGATCCCGCTCCGGTGGCCATAGAAGTGGACGACGAACGCCAGATCGCCACCATCAACTACACCAGCGGCACGACCGGACTGCCCAAGGGCGTCATGTACCATCACCGCGGCGCCTATCTCAACGCCATCGGAGAACAGCTCGAGTTCGGAACCAGCGCCAATTCCGTTTACCTGTGGACCCTGCCCATGTTTCACTGCAACGGCTGGTGCTTCACCTGGGGCATCACGGCCCTGGGGGCCACCCACGTCTGCCTGCGCAAAGTCGTTCCGGAAGAGATCTTCAAAATTGTGGGCGAGGAAGGGGTGACCCACCTTTGCGCCGCCCCCACCATCCTTATCGGCATGTCGACCTACGCCACCGAGAACAGCATCCAACTGGAGAAAAAGCTCGAAATCATGACGGCCGGTGCGCCCCCTGCACCCACGGTCATCCAGAATATGGAAAGCATCGGCGCCAACATCACCCAGACCTACGGATTGACCGAGGTCTTCGGTCCCCACAGCGTATGCCAGTGGCAAACCCAATGGGACAACCTTTCGGCCGATGAGCGGTCCCAGCTCAAGTCCCGCCAGGGGGTGCCCTATATCGTCGCCCAGTACATGGATGTCGTCAACCCGGAAACCATGCAGCCGGTTCCCCGCGACGGCCAGACCATGGGAGAAATCGTCATGCGCGGCAACAACGTCATGCTGGGCTATTACAACGATCCGGAGGCCACCGAAACCGCCTTCAAGGGCGGCTGGTTCCACAGCGGAGACCTGGCCGTGATGCATCCGGACAATTACATCCAGATCATGGATCGCAAAAAAGACATCATTATCAGCGGCGGCGAGAACATCTCCACCGTCGAGGTGGAAAACGTTCTCTACCGCCACCCCGATATTCTCGAAGTCGCCGTCGTTCCGGTTCCCGACACCAAATGGGGAGAGGTTCCCAAGGCCTTCGTGGTCGCCAAATCCAACAGCTCTCCGACGGCCGAGGATATCATCGCCTTCTGCAAGGAAAACCTGGCGCGCTTCAAGGCTCCCAAATACGTCGAATTCGGCGAACTGCCGAAAACCGCCACCGGCAAAATTCAAAAGTTTAAATTGCGGGAAAAAGAATGGGCCGGCAGGGATCGCATGGTGAACTGACCGCCTTGGGCAACCGGCAGGTTTTTTTCTCACCCGGATCGAGTAACAGTACCGACTACCGGAGTTTAGGCTCATTAACACCTAACTTTCAGGAGGCTGAAAATGGCGTTTTCCGTGTACCGACGAAACGAAGGAGAAGAACAACCGTACTGGCCGCTGGGTCCTTTCAAAATAAGACTGCCCTTGATCCACTACAGTTGGGAATGGGTGGAATTCGTTCAGGCCATGATCCTCTTTGTGGTGAGCCTGGCCATGATTCCCCTGCTCGAAAAGCATCTGGGCCTGCCCTATGAAGTGGCCCTGGCCTATGTGTTTGTCTGCGGCGTCGGTTTCATGCTGCCGGCATTTTTGGGCGTACCCATGGTTCCCGGCTGGATCACGCCGGCCATTCCCGTGGTGCTGCTGTATTTGTCTCAGTTCGAACCCGGCCCCGAGGCCATCCAGGCGCTGGTTGCGCTCCAGTTGCTGGTTGCCGCGATCTTTCTTCTGCTTGGCGTCACCAAGCTGAGCAGCAAGGTGGTAAAAAACGTACCGCCCTCCATAAAGGCAGGCATCCTGCTGGGAGCCGGGGTGGCGGCGTTCATGGGTGAGCTGAAAATGGGCGGACGCATTCCCAACACCCCCATCGCCATTGGCCTGGGCTCGCTGATCTGCTTCTACATGCTCTTTTCGGTCTCCTTTTTAAAGCTGCGAGAGAAAAACGGGTTTGCCAAACTGTTAGGAAAATACGGCATGGTTCCCGCCATGATTCTGGCCATTGGCATTGGGATGCTGGTCAAGGAATATCCGGTTCCCGATATTCAATTCGGCATCACGGTCCCAGCCTTCAAAGAGATGTGGCACTATCTTCCCTTTACGGTCGGGTTCCCGAGCCTGGATCTTTTTGCCAAGGCCCTGCCCACAGCCATCATTGCCTATATCATTGCCTTCGGCGACGTCATTGTCGGCACGGTGCTGGTAAACAGCGCCTCGGCCGAAACGCGTGCTGACGAGAAGGTGGATACAGATGTCGACCGCATCCATCTGGTAACCGGTGTGCGCAACGTGTTGCACGCGTTCCTGGCTCCTTATCCGGGTCTGGCGGGCCCCATCTGGACGGCGGTAACCGCTACGGTGGCGGACCGCTACCGCCAGGGCCGGCAGGCGATGGACTCTATTTTCAGCGGCAGCGGAACCTTCTGGATCGCAGGCTTCATAGCGCTGTTTATCCTGCCGCTGGTCAGTTTCTTCAAACCATTCCTGCCCATCGGTTTGTCCTTGACCCTGGTGGTCACCGGCTACCTGTGCATTATTACCGCGTTCAAGCAGATCGAGAACCCGGCGGAACTGGGCGTTGCCGGCACCATGGCCATCGTTCTGGCCATGCACGGCGCCGCATGGGGACTGGGGATCGGCATCCTGCTGCATATCCTGATGGAGAGAAAACTCTTCTCGTTTGCCGATGAGACCTCTTCCTGAAATATGTTGCCGATAAAAAAATGGCGTCCATAGCTGGACGCCATTTTTTTTACTCGCTTAGAACTGGTTCTTAAAAAATGAAACTTGGGAGCGAGATCAATCTTAGACGCCTGGTTGCTCAGTCTAATAAATACAGGCATCCAATATGGACAAAACTTCAGATAGCAATTCGTCATCGCCATGCTCGATCCGTTTGGCGCGGCGAGCACGGAAGTCAACCGATTTAACCTGCTCGACCATGATGAAACCGGTGAGTTTGCTATTTTGGGGGATGCTGATGTGAAAGGGGAAACCTCGCTCTGTATTCGTAATCGGGCATACAATCGCCAACCCGGTGCTTCGATTGAATAGGTCCTTGCTGACAACCAATGCAGGACGCCGACCTTTTTGTTCATGACCGGATTGAGGATCAAAGGTAATCGCGATAATGTCCCCTTGTTTCGGGACATAAGCGGCCATTTACCAGACCTCCTTGCCAACCGCGGTACCCCAGTCAACCTCTTCGGCTTGATAATTTTCAGGAATCCGTGCGACAAGATCCTTAAGATTGTGTTTGCCACGAAACGTTTTCGCAGGCGTTATTATCATAATTCCGTCTTTTATGCTGATATCCACCTCATCGCCGACGTCAAGCTGAGCATCGGCAAGAAGGTTCTTTGTAAGACGAAGCCCTTGACTATTGCCCCATTTCTGAATTTTTGCGAGCATCTGACCGCCTCCTAATGTATAGCCATAGTATAGCCATAGTAATCGGAATGGTCAAAAATTATTTTTGATGGCTTCCCAAAAAGTCGTAAAACACAAGGTGGAGCCATTCCGGCGTATGCCGGAGTCCAGTCATTTCAATGTGTTCTATAGGGATACCGGATCAAGTCCGGCATGAAGAGTCTGTGGCTTTTTGCGAGACTGTTAAAATCAGAACAGGGTGCAATCCACCCTGTTCGCTATCGATTACTGGATTTAGATCATACCATAAAGGTTCGAAAGTATAATTTGCTTTACGGTGACTTGTTTTTCAGTCCTGCGCAGTCCGCTCCTGGGCCTGGCGGATCAAATCCACCAGGCTGGCGACCTTGGCGGGCGGGGTTCGATGGGCGGACAGCGCCTCGAAGGCCTCCGGGGACAGGCAGGCCTGCATATGGGCCACCACGTCAAAACGCTCCCACCAGCAGTCGAACACCTTGAAGCAGGGCGCGTTTCCCTCTTCACAGATCTTGCAATAACCGAAGGAGACGTCGCCGCCCAGCCGTGGGCAGCGGCGCTCCAGCACATCCACATCCATCACCGGCTCCTGAGTGTCTCGGGCGTGGGGTAATTCTTGAGAATTTCGGTCGACTTTTCGATTTCGGAATCCTCCAGCGTAAAATCGGACAACTCGCCGGCAAGGAACTTTTCGTAGGCGCCCAGATCCAGCAGGCCGTGGCCGCTGAAACTGAACACGATGGTCTTCTCTTTTCCCTCTTCTTTGGCTTTGCGGGCCTCTTCCACCACCTGGGCGATGGCGCTGGTGGTTTCGGGCGCCGGAATGAATCCCTCGGTCCTGGCCCACAGGACGCCCGCCTCGTAGGCCGCCATCTGGCCGACGGATTTGGGCGTCAGCAGGCCTTCGTTGACCAACTGGCTGACAGTGGGCGCCATGCCGTGGTAGCGCAGGCCGCCGGCGTGGATGGGCGCGGGCACGAAATTGTGCCCCAGGCTGTGCATGGGCAGAAGCGGGGTGTAGCCGGCCGTGTCGCCGTGGTCATAGGCAAAAGGGGCCCGGGTCATGGTGGGGCAGGCTTTGGGCTCCACGGGATAGATCTCGATGGGTTTGCCGTTCATTTTGTCGAGAACAAAAGGAAAGGAGAGTCCGGCGAAGTTGCTGCCCCCGCCGGCACAGCCGATGATGATGTCCGGGTAGTCACCGGCCATTTCAAACTGCTTTTTGGCTTCGAGTCCGATGAT
This window of the uncultured Desulfosarcina sp. genome carries:
- a CDS encoding long-chain-fatty-acid--CoA ligase, which produces MSESSVNYDVLSPVKFLLRSAEVFPQKEAVIYGDTRRTYRQFYERVNRLASALKAKGIGKGDKVAFICPNTPPMLEAHYAVPMIGAALVSINIRLSANEIAYIVNHSDAKALFVDNEFAGLIGPVLSQLKKVHTVVNICDVSDEKPLDGPSYEEFLAGGDPAPVAIEVDDERQIATINYTSGTTGLPKGVMYHHRGAYLNAIGEQLEFGTSANSVYLWTLPMFHCNGWCFTWGITALGATHVCLRKVVPEEIFKIVGEEGVTHLCAAPTILIGMSTYATENSIQLEKKLEIMTAGAPPAPTVIQNMESIGANITQTYGLTEVFGPHSVCQWQTQWDNLSADERSQLKSRQGVPYIVAQYMDVVNPETMQPVPRDGQTMGEIVMRGNNVMLGYYNDPEATETAFKGGWFHSGDLAVMHPDNYIQIMDRKKDIIISGGENISTVEVENVLYRHPDILEVAVVPVPDTKWGEVPKAFVVAKSNSSPTAEDIIAFCKENLARFKAPKYVEFGELPKTATGKIQKFKLREKEWAGRDRMVN
- a CDS encoding cache domain-containing protein, which gives rise to MFKKIRIRHKLLFGYSLVLILSISMGSAFIYFFVRNQLTVSLENELNNTTRAIQNLVRTSASVSIKNHLRAVAEKNLDIIRYYYDQQQKGILSERQAKETVTQLLLAQKIGDSGYIYCLDSVGNVTLHPRPAVLWTNVANFAFVRTQMARKKGYVEYDWKNPGEPVARPKALYMLYFEPWDWIVSVSSYRSEFMSLVNVEDFEKSVLEHRFGETGYSFVIDGSGNAIIHPKIQGVNILESEDLPNQYLVQMQREKSGKMIYPWKNPDEIAARYKLVMFDHIPEFDWIVGACSYLDEFYAPLRTIRRMILATAVLTFLLLLPISFKISSSITRPLKNLIEHFNRMMKGDFSSRMVPASEDEIGQLALYYNRFADRIEAYRNDLEKQMDQRRQVEEALKESEARYRSVMEAAPDPIVVYDMQGLVTYFNPAFTRIFGWPLESCLGHKMDHFVPEENWEETHRMIAIMIAGETLSSVPTRRYNKSGRIVDVSISGATFRNRRGELEGSVIILRDVTKSQQLQQQVMDIGDQVRRRIGQDLHDDLCPHLIGIHGLNTVLAENLRESASPDVALAQKVVDLMESATEKARTLSRGLCPVHLVAHGLNAALEDIARQTEAVFAIDCRFESDDQVVVADNTIATHLYYIAQEAVQNAVKHAEADRIEIHLRGEGNRIHLKIVDNGKGLPEEMKSGGIGLQIMQYRAKIIHATFRIDSHVETGTAIDVFLKTTPFVSDGL
- a CDS encoding solute carrier family 23 protein, whose translation is MAFSVYRRNEGEEQPYWPLGPFKIRLPLIHYSWEWVEFVQAMILFVVSLAMIPLLEKHLGLPYEVALAYVFVCGVGFMLPAFLGVPMVPGWITPAIPVVLLYLSQFEPGPEAIQALVALQLLVAAIFLLLGVTKLSSKVVKNVPPSIKAGILLGAGVAAFMGELKMGGRIPNTPIAIGLGSLICFYMLFSVSFLKLREKNGFAKLLGKYGMVPAMILAIGIGMLVKEYPVPDIQFGITVPAFKEMWHYLPFTVGFPSLDLFAKALPTAIIAYIIAFGDVIVGTVLVNSASAETRADEKVDTDVDRIHLVTGVRNVLHAFLAPYPGLAGPIWTAVTATVADRYRQGRQAMDSIFSGSGTFWIAGFIALFILPLVSFFKPFLPIGLSLTLVVTGYLCIITAFKQIENPAELGVAGTMAIVLAMHGAAWGLGIGILLHILMERKLFSFADETSS
- the lipA gene encoding lipoyl synthase, whose amino-acid sequence is MNPKPSPIRTGKPAWLRRKLPSGPSYERIRSMIDKGRLHTVCQEANCPNQFECFSAHTATFLIMGGTCTRNCRFCNIDGGQPGPLDPDEPRRVAQAAADMKLRYVVVTSVTRDDLPDGGAAHFAATIRALKEKISGVQVEVLIPDFQGDRKALETVMDARPEVLNHNMETVARLYPTVRPEADYRRSLELLARVKQIDPAIPAKSGIMLGLGESEDEVRQTIVDIHATGCRMLTIGQYLQPTANHLPVVEFVPPETFDRWRQIALEIGFDKVASGPFVRSSYHAGEMYSDKQP
- a CDS encoding response regulator transcription factor, translated to MTTERRKKILIVDDHPIFCLGMSELINKAEDLVVCGSEDTHKKAIRAIKELQPDLVIADISLKESSGIDLIQDIGSRFQGLPVLVVSMYDESLYAERALLAGARGYLMKQEAIPVAVEAIHQVLDGKLYASEKVKEKVFQRLMSPNAPVDTSPLDQLTGRELEVFRYIGEGMSTREIASRMKLSIKTIGTYRERIKEKLNLKHYTELVKVAVYWLQKTSK
- the lipB gene encoding lipoyl(octanoyl) transferase LipB encodes the protein MPVTTEKKPKPPPPCWWVELPETEYQKALDLQLALVEAKTSGRLEADVILCLEHPRVFTLGRRGGRENLCVSDDFLTEKKVAVMPTDRGGNITYHGPGQMVVYPIIDINRRRIKVVDFVSGLEQAMIRTAAHWGINAGTDPKNRGVWLDGNKLGSIGITVRRGVSFHGLALNINTDMEPFDWINPCGLDRVRMTSFERYLGKPVPMDVVRRKMARHLSNVFGLALTNRSAEELYRDISGLRGFLKGIDATFNRERDRL